A genome region from Arthrobacter agilis includes the following:
- a CDS encoding acyltransferase family protein has product MPRRKNQSGLWFGRPFDTRNNGLNLIRLVLALTVLVHHSWPLSGRAEEPAFAGDTLGGWAVAGFFVVSGYLITASRFSHSLGEYLVHRIARIMPAFIVCLVVVAGFFAPLGYYAARGSLDGFLTTGTTPFNYVFANLGLKMITYDVAGTPADVPYPGAWNGSLWSLYYEFYCYVILAVLGIFAIIRKSPWPITILFAASVVAHASIEDIAAYTQGNFDFDLLFRLLPFFLGGAVVQVWKDRIGIHWLPGAVAVVAAVAITALVPDWGGAASAVFIAYGILWISTLVPSPLLIRKNDVSYGVYIYAFPIQQLLAIHGVHERGLAIYMLVAAALTIAAGIASWLLVERPVMRAVRRHGKAAPAPTTAATPAAGAAPEEGAPAGKAAQAGRTAPPEQQDAHVRQRPPIVETQATGG; this is encoded by the coding sequence GTGCCACGGAGGAAAAACCAGTCTGGGCTGTGGTTCGGTCGACCGTTCGACACCCGGAACAACGGCCTGAACCTGATCCGCCTCGTGCTCGCACTGACGGTCCTGGTCCACCATAGCTGGCCGCTGTCCGGACGCGCTGAGGAACCCGCCTTCGCCGGCGACACGCTCGGAGGATGGGCCGTTGCGGGCTTCTTCGTGGTCAGCGGCTACCTCATCACCGCGAGCCGGTTCAGCCACTCGCTGGGGGAGTACCTGGTACACCGGATCGCCCGGATCATGCCGGCGTTCATCGTCTGCCTCGTCGTCGTCGCAGGCTTCTTCGCACCCCTCGGCTATTACGCCGCCCGCGGAAGCCTCGACGGTTTCCTCACGACCGGCACGACCCCCTTCAACTACGTGTTCGCCAATCTCGGGTTGAAGATGATCACCTACGACGTGGCGGGCACGCCCGCGGACGTACCCTACCCGGGTGCCTGGAACGGCTCGTTGTGGAGCCTCTACTACGAGTTCTACTGCTATGTGATCCTCGCCGTCCTCGGGATCTTCGCGATCATCCGCAAGTCCCCCTGGCCCATCACCATCCTCTTCGCCGCGAGCGTGGTCGCGCACGCCTCCATCGAGGACATCGCCGCCTACACCCAGGGCAACTTCGACTTCGACCTGCTGTTCCGCCTCCTGCCCTTCTTCCTCGGCGGCGCCGTGGTCCAGGTGTGGAAGGACAGGATCGGCATCCACTGGCTGCCCGGAGCGGTAGCGGTGGTGGCCGCCGTCGCGATCACGGCCCTGGTCCCGGACTGGGGCGGAGCCGCCTCGGCCGTCTTCATCGCCTACGGCATCCTCTGGATCTCGACGCTGGTTCCCTCGCCGCTGCTGATCCGGAAGAACGACGTGTCCTACGGCGTGTACATCTACGCCTTCCCGATCCAGCAGCTGCTCGCGATCCATGGGGTCCACGAGCGAGGACTGGCCATCTACATGCTCGTGGCCGCGGCCCTCACCATCGCCGCGGGGATCGCCAGCTGGCTCCTCGTCGAACGACCCGTGATGCGCGCGGTGCGCCGGCACGGGAAGGCTGCTCCCGCGCCTACGACGGCTGCGACGCCGGCCGCAGGGGCAGCCCCGGAGGAGGGAGCACCGGCCGGGAAGGCAGCCCAGGCCGGGCGCACGGCACCACCGGAGCAGCAGGACGCGCACGTCCGGCAGCGGCCACCGATCGTGGAGACCCAGGCGACAGGCGGGTGA
- a CDS encoding GH25 family lysozyme, with product MGQGLDRLRATGDAQVAAAVVQQETAVPRSQGLAATWRPAGIQGIDVSSHQAAVDWRTARTQGAEFAYVKATEGTGYVNPFYGQQYDGAASVGMVRGAYHFAIPTTSSSGAQQATYFVRNGGGWSADGRTLPPLLDIEYNPYPSLGNTCYNLSATQMVSWIRDFSSTVRALTGRVPMIYTTTDWWATCTGNSSAFADHPLHIAAYGQTTAGRLPNGWSSYAVWQYSSTGPFVGDSNVWQGSAADLASFTTNSQVASVAGPLVEGAAARTPAVGDPVSGLVCGISGGGCYQNYQYGQVHWTKATGAHATQGAVNTAWGRTGWEKGVLGYPVSDLTCGLKNSGCVQSFQGGNIYWTPATGATLTLGAIDGAWSALGRERSTLGYPTGNENCGLTNGGCYQNFQGGQIHWSPTTGASATWGPIALAWGQAGWEKGTLGYPTSNETCGLTNGGCYQNFQGGQIHRSATTSPYATTGTIASAWAGSGWEKGKIGYPTSNAICGLVGNGCLQTFQKGNIYTSPATGTAVTSGAIDTTWSALGRERGKLGYPTANETCGLTNGGCYQNFQGGQIHWSPTTGAQPTYGTIASAWAGSGWENGTLGYPTSGENCGLTNSGCYQNFQKGQIHWSPTTGAYATRGVFNTAWGNTAWEAGTLGYPTSNQSCGLANSGCYQNFQGGQIHWSPTTGAHPTTGAIGAAWRATGWENGTLGYPTTDETCTTTKTCTQKFQKGQLSWSPTRGITRL from the coding sequence ATGGGTCAGGGCCTGGATCGGCTGAGGGCCACCGGCGATGCGCAAGTCGCGGCCGCCGTCGTGCAGCAGGAGACCGCCGTCCCCCGGTCGCAGGGCCTGGCCGCCACCTGGCGGCCGGCAGGCATCCAGGGGATCGACGTCAGTAGCCACCAGGCTGCCGTGGACTGGCGCACGGCCAGGACGCAGGGCGCTGAATTCGCGTACGTGAAGGCGACCGAGGGCACCGGCTACGTCAACCCGTTCTACGGCCAGCAGTACGACGGAGCGGCGTCCGTGGGCATGGTTCGCGGCGCCTACCACTTTGCGATCCCGACGACGTCGTCATCCGGCGCCCAGCAGGCGACGTACTTCGTGCGCAACGGCGGAGGCTGGTCGGCGGACGGGCGTACCCTGCCGCCGCTGCTCGACATCGAGTACAACCCCTACCCGTCGCTCGGCAACACCTGCTACAACCTGTCGGCCACGCAGATGGTGTCCTGGATCCGGGACTTCTCCTCCACGGTCCGGGCCCTCACCGGCCGGGTGCCCATGATCTATACGACGACGGACTGGTGGGCGACCTGCACCGGCAACTCCAGCGCGTTCGCCGATCATCCGCTGCACATCGCAGCCTACGGCCAGACGACGGCCGGACGCCTGCCCAACGGCTGGTCCTCCTACGCCGTCTGGCAGTACAGCAGCACCGGGCCCTTCGTCGGTGACTCGAACGTATGGCAGGGATCGGCGGCGGACCTCGCCTCCTTCACCACGAACTCCCAGGTCGCCTCTGTGGCGGGTCCGTTGGTGGAGGGTGCTGCCGCGCGGACGCCGGCGGTCGGGGACCCCGTGTCGGGGCTGGTGTGCGGTATCAGTGGCGGCGGGTGCTACCAGAACTACCAGTACGGTCAGGTGCACTGGACGAAGGCCACCGGAGCGCACGCGACGCAGGGCGCGGTCAACACCGCCTGGGGCAGGACCGGATGGGAGAAGGGCGTCCTGGGATACCCGGTCAGCGATCTCACCTGCGGCCTGAAGAACAGCGGCTGCGTCCAGTCCTTCCAGGGCGGCAACATCTACTGGACCCCGGCCACCGGGGCGACACTGACACTCGGGGCGATTGACGGCGCGTGGAGCGCGCTCGGCCGTGAACGCAGCACCCTGGGCTACCCCACGGGCAACGAGAACTGCGGCCTCACCAACGGCGGCTGCTACCAGAACTTCCAGGGCGGCCAGATCCACTGGTCCCCCACCACCGGCGCTTCCGCGACCTGGGGCCCCATCGCCCTGGCCTGGGGACAGGCCGGCTGGGAGAAGGGCACCCTGGGCTACCCCACCAGCAACGAGACCTGCGGCCTCACCAACGGCGGCTGCTACCAGAACTTCCAGGGCGGCCAGATCCACCGGTCGGCCACGACCAGCCCCTACGCGACCACGGGCACCATCGCCTCCGCCTGGGCCGGCAGCGGCTGGGAAAAGGGCAAGATCGGCTACCCGACCAGCAACGCGATCTGCGGACTCGTCGGCAACGGCTGCCTGCAGACCTTCCAGAAGGGCAACATCTACACCTCCCCCGCCACCGGAACCGCCGTGACCTCCGGAGCGATCGACACGACCTGGAGCGCCCTGGGCCGCGAACGCGGGAAACTCGGCTACCCCACCGCCAACGAGACCTGCGGCCTCACCAACGGCGGCTGCTACCAGAACTTCCAGGGCGGCCAGATCCACTGGTCCCCCACCACCGGCGCCCAGCCCACCTACGGCACCATCGCCTCCGCCTGGGCCGGCAGCGGCTGGGAGAACGGCACCCTGGGCTACCCCACCAGCGGCGAGAACTGCGGCCTCACCAACAGCGGCTGCTACCAGAACTTCCAGAAGGGCCAGATTCACTGGTCCCCCACCACCGGCGCCTACGCCACCCGCGGCGTCTTCAACACCGCCTGGGGCAACACCGCCTGGGAAGCCGGCACCCTCGGCTACCCCACAAGCAACCAGTCCTGCGGCCTCGCCAACAGCGGCTGCTACCAGAACTTCCAGGGCGGCCAGATCCACTGGTCCCCCACCACCGGCGCCCACCCCACCACCGGCGCCATCGGCGCCGCCTGGCGCGCCACCGGCTGGGAGAACGGCACCCTGGGCTACCCCACCACCGACGAAACCTGCACCACCACCAAGACCTGCACCCAGAAATTCCAGAAAGGCCAACTCAGCTGGTCACCCACCCGCGGCATCACCCGCCTCTAA
- a CDS encoding CpaF family protein: MEAVRMVEDEVRELIRRRGIDPAFQIAEVQRLVNDAVEDYEERSVLGVLPPLGRLDAARKQIYDAVAGFGVLQPLLDDPTIEEIWINAPSEVFVARNGESELTALSFTDQQVRDLVEKMLKSSGRRLDLSSPFVDASLPDGSRLHVVIPDVTRRHWSVNLRKFIARASRLEHLVELGSLSPQAARFLAAAVASGLNILVSGATQAGKTTLLNCLAASIGPRERVITVEEIFELQLPLRDVVGLQCRQPNLEGTGEIPLRRLVKEALRMRPDRLIVGEVREAESLDMLIALNSGLPGMCSVHANSAHDAVTKICTLPLLAGENISSSFVVPTVASCIDLVVHCARLPGGQRKVMEIMALGRRVENGVIESSQVFRRVDGDLHLTASGMPAEEKFAAAGVDVSTLLGARA; this comes from the coding sequence ATGGAAGCTGTGCGCATGGTCGAGGACGAGGTGCGCGAGCTCATCCGTCGGCGCGGCATCGACCCGGCCTTCCAGATCGCAGAGGTCCAACGTCTGGTCAACGACGCCGTCGAGGACTACGAGGAACGCTCCGTCCTCGGAGTCCTTCCTCCGCTGGGCAGGCTCGACGCCGCGCGCAAGCAGATCTACGACGCGGTCGCTGGTTTCGGCGTCCTGCAGCCGCTCCTCGACGATCCGACCATCGAAGAGATCTGGATCAACGCCCCCTCCGAGGTATTCGTCGCGCGGAACGGCGAATCCGAGCTCACGGCGCTCTCGTTCACGGACCAGCAGGTCCGGGACCTCGTTGAGAAGATGCTCAAATCCTCGGGACGACGGCTGGATCTCTCGTCTCCCTTCGTGGATGCTTCCCTCCCCGACGGCTCCCGCCTGCATGTGGTGATCCCGGACGTCACCCGGCGCCACTGGTCCGTGAACCTCCGGAAGTTCATCGCCCGTGCCTCGCGCCTGGAGCACCTCGTCGAGCTGGGGTCACTCAGCCCGCAGGCAGCCCGCTTCCTCGCTGCGGCGGTCGCGAGCGGGCTCAACATCCTGGTCTCCGGTGCCACCCAGGCCGGCAAGACGACCCTGCTCAACTGCCTCGCCGCGTCGATCGGACCCCGTGAGAGGGTCATCACCGTCGAGGAGATCTTCGAACTGCAGTTGCCGCTGCGCGACGTCGTGGGTCTGCAGTGCCGGCAGCCCAACCTCGAGGGCACGGGCGAGATACCGCTGCGGCGCCTGGTCAAGGAGGCCCTCCGGATGCGGCCGGACCGCCTCATCGTCGGCGAGGTCCGGGAGGCCGAGAGCCTCGACATGCTGATCGCCCTCAACAGTGGACTTCCTGGCATGTGCAGCGTGCATGCCAACAGCGCGCACGACGCCGTCACGAAGATCTGCACGCTCCCGCTCCTGGCGGGCGAGAACATCTCGAGCAGCTTCGTGGTGCCGACCGTCGCGTCGTGCATCGACCTCGTGGTGCATTGTGCTCGGCTCCCGGGCGGTCAGCGCAAGGTCATGGAGATCATGGCCTTGGGGCGGCGGGTCGAGAACGGCGTCATCGAGTCCTCCCAGGTCTTCAGGCGCGTCGACGGGGACCTGCACCTCACCGCCAGCGGGATGCCGGCCGAGGAGAAGTTCGCCGCGGCGGGCGTCGACGTCTCGACCCTGCTCGGAGCCCGCGCATGA
- a CDS encoding glycosyltransferase family 2 protein: MPNPSYSRALVIMPAWNEAQTVGNTVRETLALGQRYDVLVVDDGSSDETAAEAAAAGATVLRLPFNLGVGGAMRAGFKYAARTGYDAVVQVDADGQHDPRDIERVLRGLDDADISIGARFADRGEYRVSGPRKWAMQFLAGVISALAKTRLTDVTSGFRAANTRAIAQYLDHYPAEYLGDTIDSLVVAIKSGCRVVQVPVEMRVRQGGTPSHNPTKAAIYLGRSVFALLFALTRRKSGPVHLVGA; the protein is encoded by the coding sequence ATGCCCAATCCGTCCTACTCCCGCGCCCTCGTCATCATGCCGGCGTGGAACGAGGCCCAGACCGTGGGCAACACGGTCCGGGAGACACTGGCCCTCGGGCAGCGGTACGACGTCCTCGTCGTCGACGACGGCTCCTCCGACGAGACCGCTGCCGAGGCCGCGGCCGCCGGCGCGACCGTCCTGCGGCTTCCGTTCAACCTCGGGGTGGGTGGCGCCATGCGTGCGGGCTTCAAGTACGCGGCCCGCACCGGCTATGACGCCGTCGTCCAGGTGGACGCCGACGGCCAGCACGACCCCCGGGACATCGAGCGGGTGCTCCGCGGTCTCGACGACGCCGACATCTCCATCGGAGCGCGCTTCGCCGACCGCGGCGAGTACCGCGTGTCCGGTCCGCGCAAGTGGGCCATGCAATTCCTTGCCGGGGTCATCTCCGCTCTCGCCAAGACGCGCCTGACGGACGTGACCAGCGGCTTCCGGGCCGCCAACACCCGGGCGATCGCCCAGTACCTCGACCACTATCCGGCCGAGTACCTCGGCGACACCATCGACTCGCTCGTCGTCGCGATCAAGTCAGGTTGTCGGGTGGTCCAGGTTCCCGTGGAGATGCGCGTCCGCCAGGGGGGCACACCGAGCCACAATCCGACCAAGGCCGCCATCTACCTCGGCCGCTCCGTCTTCGCCCTGCTCTTCGCACTGACGCGCAGGAAATCCGGACCAGTCCATCTCGTGGGAGCCTGA
- a CDS encoding glycosyltransferase family 2 protein, translating to MTSGAPLVSVIVPVYNSASTIDRALASVVAQSYEDWELVVVDDASGDDSARRARAFADGAHDRAVRVIECPENRGSSAARNTGLDAATGEFVVFLDADDELLPDYLEVLTGACDPEADIVVCGHVVAVEGSEERPRSSRGSGRMAGTAALRLALADRITPFPWDKLYRRSLFDGIRYPEGLKRFEDMVMNLSLYPRARHVVVLERPLYRYRISAGSLTWGRVPSQDDVGRALAHLDDHLDDAFRQERFRAPFQAMLTLLTLLVAQSAAASGTGADQGHPDLRPYAAALPLRRLAGCARVRPDLAAAGLLLKVAPALFGAVYRRYARRSYGAE from the coding sequence ATGACCTCCGGAGCTCCCCTCGTCAGCGTGATCGTGCCCGTCTACAACAGTGCCTCGACGATCGACCGAGCACTGGCCAGCGTCGTCGCCCAGAGCTACGAGGACTGGGAACTGGTGGTCGTCGACGACGCCTCGGGCGACGACTCCGCCCGACGGGCCCGGGCCTTCGCCGACGGAGCCCACGACAGGGCGGTGCGCGTGATCGAGTGCCCAGAGAACCGCGGCAGCTCCGCCGCCAGGAACACGGGCCTCGACGCCGCGACCGGTGAGTTCGTGGTCTTCCTGGACGCCGACGACGAGCTGCTGCCCGACTACCTCGAGGTGCTGACGGGCGCCTGCGACCCGGAGGCCGACATCGTCGTGTGTGGCCACGTCGTCGCGGTGGAGGGCTCCGAGGAGCGCCCGCGATCGAGCCGCGGCAGCGGGCGCATGGCCGGGACGGCCGCCCTGCGCCTGGCACTGGCCGACCGCATCACGCCGTTCCCCTGGGACAAGCTGTACCGCCGCAGCCTGTTCGACGGCATCCGCTACCCCGAGGGACTCAAGCGGTTCGAGGACATGGTGATGAATCTCTCCCTCTACCCCCGGGCGAGACACGTCGTCGTCCTGGAGCGGCCCCTGTACCGTTACCGGATCTCCGCCGGCTCCCTCACCTGGGGGCGGGTGCCGTCCCAGGACGACGTCGGGCGTGCCCTCGCGCACCTGGATGACCACCTCGACGATGCCTTCCGGCAGGAGCGGTTCCGCGCGCCGTTCCAGGCGATGCTCACACTCCTGACACTCCTCGTGGCGCAGAGCGCCGCCGCATCCGGCACCGGGGCCGACCAAGGGCACCCGGACCTCCGGCCGTACGCCGCGGCCCTCCCGCTCCGGCGCCTGGCCGGCTGCGCCAGGGTACGCCCGGACCTCGCAGCGGCGGGGCTGCTCCTCAAGGTCGCTCCCGCCCTGTTCGGGGCCGTGTACCGGCGTTACGCGCGGCGTTCGTACGGCGCGGAGTAG
- a CDS encoding DUF2304 domain-containing protein, protein METIAAFVLAIIIVAVVLDLLRRKKIREKYAALWLIVGAATVVLGAFPQLLAIAAETVGVTIPSNLLFALGILFVLGVLLHLSVEISSVEDETRALAEEVAILRAQLEALAADRTVPSEKGPADAVRAPMEPHASGHGSTGANGASPVHPPQKQKHP, encoded by the coding sequence TTGGAAACCATCGCCGCCTTCGTGCTGGCCATCATCATCGTCGCGGTCGTCCTCGACCTCCTGCGGCGCAAGAAGATCCGGGAGAAGTACGCGGCGCTCTGGCTGATCGTGGGTGCAGCCACCGTCGTACTCGGCGCATTCCCCCAACTCCTGGCGATCGCCGCGGAGACCGTGGGCGTCACCATCCCGTCGAACCTGCTCTTCGCGTTGGGAATCCTCTTCGTGCTGGGCGTGCTGCTGCACCTCTCCGTCGAGATCTCCTCGGTCGAGGACGAGACGCGGGCGCTCGCCGAGGAGGTGGCCATCCTGCGTGCCCAGCTCGAGGCCCTCGCCGCGGACCGGACGGTCCCGTCCGAGAAGGGGCCTGCCGACGCCGTGCGGGCGCCGATGGAGCCCCACGCCTCCGGTCACGGTTCCACAGGAGCGAACGGCGCGTCCCCCGTGCATCCTCCGCAGAAGCAGAAGCACCCCTGA
- a CDS encoding glycosyltransferase family 2 protein — protein sequence MPLDIFIPYWGDPGYLKETVRSVLAQDSDDWRLTVVDDAYPDLTVKEYFDGIEDERITYIRKEQNEGITANYRTCVSLATQELMTILGCDDVLLPNYVDTVLAAHRRFPEAAIIQPGVRIIDEAGKVVTTLADTAKQKLVRPRGAGIQLVSGEAIAANLMHGDWLYWPSLAFRTDKIREVDFREGFPIIQDLALVMDMVYKGDQLLIEPTLCFSYRRHSASASSSKLVDGSRFAGEREYFSVAAGQAKELNWKRAERAARLRLTSRAHAATLLPGALLSRNQTAAKALARHIFGL from the coding sequence ATGCCACTGGACATCTTCATCCCCTACTGGGGCGATCCCGGCTACCTCAAGGAGACCGTCCGCAGCGTGCTGGCGCAGGACTCCGACGACTGGCGCCTGACCGTCGTCGACGACGCCTACCCCGACCTGACCGTGAAGGAATACTTCGACGGGATCGAGGATGAGCGGATCACCTACATCCGCAAGGAGCAGAACGAGGGCATCACCGCGAACTACCGCACCTGCGTCTCGCTGGCGACGCAGGAGCTGATGACGATCCTCGGCTGCGACGACGTCCTGCTGCCGAACTACGTGGACACCGTCCTCGCCGCGCACCGCCGTTTCCCGGAGGCTGCGATCATCCAGCCCGGGGTGCGGATCATCGACGAGGCGGGAAAGGTCGTGACGACCCTCGCCGACACCGCCAAGCAGAAACTGGTCCGCCCCCGTGGGGCAGGGATCCAGCTCGTCTCCGGCGAGGCCATCGCGGCGAACCTCATGCACGGTGACTGGCTGTACTGGCCATCCCTCGCGTTCCGCACCGACAAGATCCGCGAGGTCGACTTCCGTGAGGGCTTCCCCATCATCCAGGACCTCGCCCTGGTGATGGACATGGTCTACAAGGGTGACCAACTGCTCATCGAGCCCACCCTGTGCTTCTCCTATCGGCGCCATTCGGCCAGCGCCTCGTCCTCCAAGCTGGTGGACGGCTCGAGGTTCGCCGGGGAACGCGAGTACTTCAGCGTTGCGGCCGGCCAGGCCAAGGAACTCAACTGGAAGCGCGCCGAACGCGCCGCGCGGCTCCGCCTGACCTCCCGGGCCCATGCCGCGACCCTCCTGCCCGGCGCCCTCCTCAGCCGCAACCAGACAGCAGCGAAGGCGCTCGCGCGCCACATCTTCGGCCTCTAA
- a CDS encoding type II secretion system F family protein — protein MTPVLALAALAGLLLGVGLWLVVVRLPAMRPVTLTQRIAPQLRAVDVRSRLLAEAPADLTPFGALERILRPLLADAVSWSHRFNPAAATLAGRLAQAGRGQTTTDFRAQQLLWAAGALAGSTLVMVLLAAAGSVDPPLAVVLILGCAVLGFVGRDYLLSADIRRREARMLAEFPSLAELMALAVSAGESTTGALERICRTARGELAGEFGLVLAATRAGKPLVDALQEFSHRTRLAPLARFVDGITVAVQRGTPLADVLRAQAQDVRDLAKRDLMESAGKKEIAMMVPLVFGVLPLTVLFAVYPGIALITIGF, from the coding sequence ATGACACCCGTCCTCGCGCTGGCGGCTCTTGCGGGGCTCCTCCTGGGCGTGGGGCTGTGGCTCGTGGTGGTCCGGCTGCCGGCCATGCGGCCGGTGACCCTCACGCAGCGCATCGCGCCCCAACTCCGCGCCGTCGACGTCCGGTCCAGGCTGCTCGCCGAGGCGCCCGCCGACCTCACGCCGTTCGGCGCGCTCGAACGGATCCTCCGCCCGCTCCTCGCGGACGCGGTGTCCTGGTCGCACCGGTTCAACCCCGCAGCGGCGACCCTCGCAGGCAGGCTCGCCCAGGCCGGACGCGGGCAGACCACCACGGACTTCCGGGCACAGCAGTTGCTCTGGGCCGCCGGGGCGCTCGCAGGATCGACCCTGGTCATGGTGCTCCTGGCCGCCGCCGGCTCGGTCGACCCGCCGCTGGCGGTCGTCCTCATCCTGGGGTGCGCCGTCCTCGGGTTCGTCGGGCGTGACTACCTCCTCTCTGCCGACATCCGGCGGCGCGAGGCCCGGATGCTGGCGGAGTTCCCCAGTCTCGCGGAACTCATGGCGCTCGCCGTGTCCGCCGGCGAGAGCACCACCGGCGCGCTCGAGCGCATCTGCAGGACGGCGAGAGGCGAACTCGCCGGCGAGTTCGGCCTCGTCCTCGCTGCCACCCGGGCGGGGAAGCCCCTGGTCGACGCACTGCAGGAGTTCTCGCACCGTACGAGGCTCGCCCCGCTCGCCCGCTTCGTGGACGGCATCACCGTCGCCGTCCAGCGCGGGACCCCGCTCGCGGACGTCCTCCGGGCCCAGGCACAGGACGTCCGCGATCTGGCCAAGCGCGACCTGATGGAATCGGCCGGCAAGAAGGAGATCGCCATGATGGTGCCACTGGTCTTCGGGGTCCTTCCGCTGACCGTCCTCTTCGCCGTCTATCCCGGCATCGCCCTGATCACCATCGGCTTCTGA
- a CDS encoding NAD-dependent epimerase/dehydratase family protein: MTHAPHSGQPDQTVLVTGGAGFIGTAISSGLAASFGRVVVVDNLHPQIHASGERPADLHASAELIRGDITDAGVWDSVLATVTPDVIIHLAAETGTGQSLEESTRHTMTNVVGTSQMLDALNRHKKLPRRIVLSSSRAVYGEGAWRHTGTDSLFYPGQRTSATLDQAQWDFADAEPTAMRADDVFPAPVSVYGATKLAQENVLLAWGKSYGVETAILRLQNVYGPGQSLINPYTGIMSLFCRMAKSGTSIPLYEDGEVRRDFILIDDVASALVAAATAPSVSDTPLDIGSGEFQTIGTAAAIIAGYYSAPAPHVTGQYRQGDVRHAWADVSAAQQVLGWTPQYNLEQGISRLARWIDSQADVQPA; the protein is encoded by the coding sequence ATGACCCACGCCCCACATTCCGGCCAGCCCGACCAGACAGTCCTCGTCACCGGCGGAGCCGGCTTCATCGGTACAGCCATCTCCAGCGGCCTGGCGGCCTCCTTCGGCCGGGTCGTCGTCGTGGACAACCTCCACCCGCAGATCCACGCCTCCGGCGAGCGGCCGGCGGATCTCCATGCGTCGGCGGAGCTGATCCGCGGCGACATCACGGACGCAGGCGTCTGGGACAGCGTGCTCGCCACGGTGACCCCCGACGTGATCATCCATCTCGCCGCGGAGACCGGCACAGGACAGTCCCTCGAGGAGTCGACCCGGCACACGATGACGAACGTCGTCGGCACGTCCCAGATGCTCGATGCGCTCAATCGCCACAAGAAGCTGCCGCGTCGGATCGTCCTCTCGAGCAGCCGCGCAGTGTACGGGGAGGGCGCCTGGCGCCACACGGGAACGGACTCGCTCTTCTACCCGGGCCAGCGCACCAGCGCGACCCTCGATCAGGCACAGTGGGACTTCGCCGACGCCGAGCCCACGGCGATGAGGGCCGACGACGTCTTCCCCGCCCCGGTCAGCGTGTACGGTGCCACGAAGCTCGCCCAGGAGAACGTCCTGCTGGCCTGGGGCAAGTCCTACGGGGTCGAGACGGCGATCCTCCGGCTCCAGAACGTGTACGGCCCGGGCCAGTCGCTCATCAACCCCTACACCGGCATCATGTCGCTGTTCTGCAGGATGGCGAAGTCGGGCACCTCCATCCCCCTCTACGAGGACGGCGAGGTGCGCCGCGACTTCATCCTGATCGACGACGTCGCGTCGGCCCTCGTGGCCGCGGCGACCGCGCCGTCCGTCAGCGACACCCCTCTCGACATCGGTTCCGGGGAATTCCAGACGATCGGCACGGCCGCGGCGATCATCGCCGGGTACTACAGCGCACCGGCCCCGCACGTCACCGGCCAGTACCGGCAGGGCGACGTCCGGCACGCGTGGGCGGATGTCAGCGCGGCGCAGCAGGTACTCGGCTGGACCCCCCAGTACAACCTGGAGCAGGGTATCTCCCGGCTGGCCCGGTGGATCGACTCCCAGGCCGACGTCCAGCCGGCCTGA
- a CDS encoding type II secretion system F family protein, with protein sequence MSIAVGAALGAGLFLVWWSCWERPATQRRVPVRRRLIDDLLLRAGVERVSANGLLASCAAVGVAVLLVGVLLTGSAPIALCFALFGGFLPFSVVRWRAARRTASLRELWPDVVDHLRSAIRAGLSLPEALIQLGEKGPVELRTAFRAFGVDYRAGGRFEDALDRLKERLADPVADRIVEALRMTREVGGSDLGRLLGTLSEFLRDAARTRSELEARQSWTVNAARLAVAAPWIVLLLLATRPEAVRAYNSAAGAAVLLGGLLISVVCYRIMLRVGALPEDERVLR encoded by the coding sequence ATGAGCATCGCCGTCGGGGCCGCCCTCGGTGCCGGCCTGTTCCTCGTGTGGTGGTCCTGCTGGGAGCGCCCGGCGACCCAGCGCCGGGTCCCTGTCCGACGGCGACTGATCGACGACCTGCTCCTGCGCGCCGGCGTCGAGCGCGTCTCGGCGAACGGGCTCCTCGCCTCGTGCGCAGCGGTGGGCGTCGCCGTCCTGCTGGTCGGCGTCCTGCTGACGGGCTCGGCGCCCATCGCGCTGTGCTTCGCGCTGTTCGGCGGGTTCCTCCCGTTCTCGGTCGTCAGGTGGCGCGCGGCCCGGCGGACCGCGTCCCTGCGCGAACTGTGGCCCGACGTCGTCGATCATCTCCGGTCCGCCATCCGCGCCGGGCTCTCCCTCCCCGAGGCGCTCATCCAGTTGGGGGAGAAGGGCCCGGTCGAACTCCGGACAGCCTTCCGGGCGTTCGGCGTGGACTACCGCGCAGGCGGGCGCTTCGAGGACGCGCTCGATCGACTCAAGGAACGGTTGGCGGATCCGGTGGCCGACCGCATCGTGGAGGCGCTCCGGATGACGCGCGAGGTGGGCGGGTCCGACCTGGGGCGGCTCCTCGGAACACTGTCGGAATTCCTGCGGGACGCGGCCCGGACCCGCAGCGAACTGGAAGCGCGGCAGTCCTGGACGGTCAACGCCGCCCGGCTCGCCGTCGCCGCCCCCTGGATCGTCCTGCTGCTCCTGGCCACGCGCCCCGAGGCCGTGCGTGCCTACAACTCGGCAGCCGGGGCGGCGGTCCTGCTCGGCGGGCTGCTGATCTCCGTGGTCTGCTACCGGATCATGCTGCGCGTCGGAGCGTTGCCCGAGGACGAGAGGGTCCTCCGATGA